The genomic segment gaatagtatatttatctatatatatatatatatatatatatttatctatatatatatatatatatatatagataaatatactattcatatacatatatataaatctttgtcGTGCTATGACATTAACAATTACCACATATGCAATCTCGTGTCGTTacaatactataatattatagattacacaaaagataaaaagattctATCAGTTGGTTTCATTCCAAACTAATTGCTTGAAGTTaaataatacgtaaaaaaatcgtaattcttttgcatttttattatataatacttgattGCACAcgcaaaaacattttgttatgGTCTTCTATTAACTATACAATCACAAGTATTCTTAATTCGTCAGAACCAATCtcttaacatttattttcagtCTATTTCACTGTCAGTTTTCCTCAGTCCTTGTCAGTTGACAACCGTAAATAAACAAGCAACAATATGTTAaagatacaatttaaataatacaaaattgtaaattaagaGCTATTAAGAATACGGGGGTTCCACTGTAAACAAATCGGACTTTGATGTAATTTTCTTGATCACtggcaaaatatttatcgaagtATATTGACCGTTGCACAAAGGTATTCTCAAGTCGGGATTATCAAGACTTTTGATGGCTTCCTGTTCTTGCTcctgttttttcttattgagTATCCGTAAAGTAAATGTCAACGATAGCATTATCGTTATTATCCCGATGATACCAAGCAGGTATATCAACACCGTTTGTATGACTGGTAgtatatttagtattatttttaataaaatctgtatTTCACTTGACAAAGACGGAATATACTGAAAGGAAAAGATTTACATTTGTTACATGATTTGCATACAATAAAGACAAATAATACTGTATCATATAtactgttaatatatttttttaaatcataaacataacacattcatatatacatgtacacatattatgtatacgtAGAGTGCGAGGAGgggataaattatatatatatttgtatatgaaaaaaggaaagattTAAGACTTAgacattttgaatatttaaattatagttaaataaaaaaagattgatattaataaaattaaaaattatataataacaataaaaataaagataagttatattaattatataatttaaatttatgaacatATACGTAACacaaaaattagtataaattcTTGCATCATATATATCTCACCATCAGTCAAGACTCTCTGTTTAACATTATGAAATTAAacgatcaaaataaaaaaatcttgctTTATACTGAACAATCAATGatttcgtaattatttttattaatgcacGTGTGCTTGATGTtatgcaacatttttttatagtaacgATAATGTTGTTCAATACACCGCGACTAACagatatacaataaaagaagCGGATTAGAGAAAGTGGATAGATATATAATCCGCTTCATAATCTTCACAGGAAAACGGGAGTTTTGTAGGATTGCGAAACCACGCAGACTACTCACCATATCGGACCAAATTAAAGGCAACGTGAGACCATTGAAAACTGTAATCTTAGAGTTGTAATGTGTCGGATGCATTATCAAATTCGTCTGCATCCTTGAGTGCACATATATGGGTATGCCAATTGTCTGCAAAAGTAACATCACAAAAATTAAGTTCAAAAGTTTGCAttcatatttctaaataaagaaaatctgaatataaaattttagatttaactaaacaatttatctttattatttttcactttaattacaaaagaaatttttttttatttctatttacaaaaattgtcacattgaaaaaattatttcttaaatcgtATATTGGAAATAGAAGAGATTTTCATttctgttatttataaaaatattctttgagtACTGTTAATAAAGTTTATGAGAAAGTATTCGAcatcacaaaaatttaaaatacgttGCAATTAAAGTCTAATTATCTTAGGGAAAGTCTTTGAATTAATAGCTTTATATTCATGTGTGCGCACCATCCAGATTATTACACAGTCGATTACCGGTGTTAGATAAGATTGAAATAGTATTGAGTAACTAATAAATAGCTCTCGAGCGTGTTCTTTGTATGCATAATTCTGAGGAATGTTGTCACGCGATTGAATAATCTGTACGTAAGACTTATTCAatcttaattacaaaaaacgTGGTTAACTAATGAATATTATGAGCTTATGTTATAACTTGTAAACGTAATCTTCAATATTTACTCTCGATAAAGATATTCTAAaagtgtttattaaattttgaatttttgctaagatcttctttttttaattttaatgttttttttttaattaatacaaaaaattatattaaaataatttcttaattttataatttgataacatATCTTAAGTAATACtttgtttttcaaatattaataactattatttacTTCTTGTATTATTGCAAAAGATTCATGCTTCTTTCGATCCGGTTTAAGACCTTCTATATCCTCCAGCAAACTCGGATCAGCATCAAGAAAATGTGGAAGAGATATTGCCGTcggaatatctaaaaaaaaaaaagaatcaagatatttttttgaataagtcatttttttttatattgtatctcagaatgattaataagtgTATGCTTATAGCTATCTATATTGAGATGAAATATCAAACAATTTACTGCAAATCCAAGGCAAATGACCAGAGGAAAGGTCGCTACATAAATTGACGTCTTTATAGTAATGATACAATAGAATGTATGTAATgtgatgataattaaaattaatcactgTTTCAACGATACCTTATcataatatgtacatgtatattacatgtatgtacgtatgcaTTGactttatattgttaaatagacattaaaataataatctaaaattaataagtattaataaatatgcaaaggacataataaaaataatcataaataaacaagtttaaaccattgcaatttttaatgaatatactTTACttttgtatgtgtgcgtgtgtgtaggATGTGTGTTGATAAAATCATTTGCATAAGATAAATTGGATTATTGAgatgaaaaacataaaattataataaaatagataataaaataaaaaaaaaaatatatatatatatatatatatatatatatataattgtgttattataaagaaaatcacATCTGTTCCGCTGTGTGTctctaaattttcttttattggaTATGTTGTCAATATTGGCAGTCTGTTGATTAATTCTAACTATAAATGTATGCTCAAAAggattacataaaaataatcgattatatatatttaattttaattacactaaaaacataattttatataattcacatataattcttttattaatattttaagatttaaaatatttttccacacatatatcttttttaattctaaattattttcatattttttcaatgagttttattcaatgtatattataaaaaatgcatatttttatatttgattatgattaaattatgatgAAGAGAATGGGAGAAAAATACTGATATGTTCAACCATGTCATATAACATTTCAAGTTTATTGTCTATACCTTATTGTTAGTTTGATAGGATACGTACTGTAGTAACAAGGTGTTATATTAGACAGCCCTTTTTTCATACAAGTCTTCATCTTGCGGCAATAGCATTCGTTGTCCGGATTCTGATCAGGCGGATAAGCAAAGTCTTCTGTGAGAGCGTAGAGATATCCTGACAGACCACTTTCTGTGAAAATTTCTTCCTTGAATTCAACCGGTAGCGTTCGACAAAATGCTTTCCTGAAGACTCTAAAAATAGCGCGCTTATCTATGTATGGTGGAAATATAATACCTTCCGAAGCACCTTGAATTGTGTTACAAATTGAATTcctaaaacgaaaaaaattaacgctGAAGTTACTTCATTAaactctaataaaaaaaataaaaatattaaataatcatcattaaataattatttcacattataACATTTGGCTGGATGTATTGACTTATCAATATAAGGGAAACCGATACATATTGGAAAATTAGCATTATCtgctatttagaaataaatttataaatgatctTAACAGaagtaaatttctattttaatttatccattGCATGCAATGACAGATATCAGAAGATATGCTACTTTATAAGCTAAGATCAATTTTGTGCTATAAAagtggaaaattttttcttctttgtttgCTCCCTGAGATTTCAcacagtaataaattatattttataaaaggtaggttatttatattattcatttacttTCTTAAATAGtatgtaacatttaatatatcttttaatctaaaatatgttaacacaatttaaaataaaaatgtcataatgATACATGGAAGGACAACTAGAATAATCTCAAAAAGGCTTGCCagattatctaaatattttttgtatcaataaattaaagtagatCACATGTAATATGTTTTAGTGaactcaaatatattatatattatatgttattttttatggatatttcaacaatattatttttactttttattaaaaataaaataaattttctatgtattgttttaaaagtttttagtatataatgttcaaaaatttcataaattgctCTCAATATCCCAGTATCCTCAATATAttcgtatttattaaaaattaaggcTGTCCCTATATGTATCTATGGGATATAGTGAAGACGACTGATATATAGTGATTATtgcgttttaaaattttatattacataatacacATTTCCAATCTCTTCAAGAATTACAAAGAGACAAATCTTTAgtatgtaaacaaaaaaattatctttaacttAGTTTGTTTCTATattgaagaattaattaaGCAAGAAATGtctcagtatatatatatgtactggTTTcctctaatataaatattttgatactaACAAGATAAACTTAAGGTGACAATTAGCATCAccatcatatttattaaaataaaataaaaatatatttgattataaaatctatatctaATCTActcttttcaaattattctctctcttttttaattaatacgttattaatatacaatatcctttcaaattttaaagtattttgtaaaatatatgtatgtactgaaattaaatttgatctgttacattattttttcaagtgCCTCATTATAAAGATAGAGAAGAATAAGTACATACGAATCTTTTCAATTTCCATGAAAAATTCTAAAgaagaaattgtataaattgtaaaaatgttgtGAAAATGCGCAGTAGTTTTCATCGAATACAtcgagattttaatatttcttggaataatattacgaatcggaataattttgttgatCTTTGCGCTATCacttgtgtatgtgtgcattAGTCGTTTACATTTTACACAATCAAAGACGCCTTAACATAACGTTGTttgattttgaataaaaatctctGTGGATTTTTATACTCGTGGGAATTCCTCTTAACACCTTTTAACGGAATGATACGGTATtatctttgttttatattctatttttgtatgtatgtaactcgtttaacacaatataaaactttaccCGGACGATGCAACGTAGAATGTATCAAATGGAATTTGCTGTTATCTGcctagagaaaaaaatgcatatttttcgtAGAGACCATTAAAATTACGTACTCTTCTCGAGTTTCATTGCCTTCTGTTTCAACATATCCCCAATGCGCTAATCCGGGGCTGCCATTGTACTTTTCGATGCTAAGATATCGTCCTTTTTCGTCCGTCATATTAGTATTCTTGCGAAGATTTATCGTCACGATATTCTCTCCTTCATCGtacatctaaatatataacaagatATACATGTtagtttcaataaatttatattaatttttttattttatacaaattttacattcaAAGACCTGTTGAGAGTACACAAtgcatctttttcttttataattaatttgatttatctgtgtgttttatcattatcattaaaaattatttatttatttaattctgcaCCATTAGacatgtaatattatgtataataggATGTACTATAGGGGCCTCATAtgcatttttgttataataaattactgtaaaataatttacttttatacaatttcagattctctaataaaataagacaacAATTAGATTACAatgttaaaaaagtaaaaatcaattttgaacaaataatTGAGCTtgtttactaattattttaaataagtattattgcaatagtatacataataataaaaatataatagatattacttttttacttttaagtaatttttatttattactgatAACTATTCTGACATaagtttatttcttattatttgtatgaacAAGTTGAATATTAaactgaattaattaatattatatattaatattatatgtatataataccttCCAGCAGAGCTTCCGGTGGTTAAAATCATGTTAAAATTGTTGCATAAATGCAGACTAGTTCGAGAGTAATAAAagccattaattttttactaaaatgttaattttttatacatagatttcatttattttaaggtACTCCCTCATATACACATATCACAGATAAacatacaaacatatataattagcaaattatatttttattttatttttagttttattttaatgttataatatttataatttatttatattttaataaataatatcaaagatgtaaaatacatatacactcaatattttaaactggcAAATTATTAAAGCAATTATTACGCATGCATCTTGAATTTCTATCTCAGTATCTTGAATAGAAATCAATAGCATAACAATTcagtgattaaatataaagactataaaatttttcaaattatttattttgaaatgttgaatttttatttaattaatgtcttTTATGATtgtcaaatgtaataattttttctgcacATGAGACTGTTGCtaattcaattctttttagagtgaataaaatattataaaataatgaaataaaaaatcaaatttgataaattgagaatgtataacataaaaactaTGAAcacaatgaaattataataatcttttatatgtcaaattttttatgtatattgaagcaacttataaatctatttttttttcattactgtTACTATgagatatcattataatatatatatatatatatgtattctggAATCAATTTCTG from the Anoplolepis gracilipes chromosome 11, ASM4749672v1, whole genome shotgun sequence genome contains:
- the LOC140671054 gene encoding scavenger receptor class B member 1, translating into MKSIIALQQFKKCIILFTVGIICSVLTYVIYVVQPASMLLEYNLQMTPNSILFLMWKRPPLDIYLNVYVFNITNSVEFLSGKEKLKIQEIGPYVYQEFLENDNITFNDNDTLTYIPRRSIKYVPEMSVGDPTKDMVNVPNIPFLGASSALHDSGFLVNYPLVQLTNMFSTKPILNISVYDYLWGYEDSIVALASGIVPNFINFRKLGLLDRMYDEGENIVTINLRKNTNMTDEKGRYLSIEKYNGSPGLAHWGYVETEGNETREENSICNTIQGASEGIIFPPYIDKRAIFRVFRKAFCRTLPVEFKEEIFTESGLSGYLYALTEDFAYPPDQNPDNECYCRKMKTCMKKGLSNITPCYYNIPTAISLPHFLDADPSLLEDIEGLKPDRKKHESFAIIQETIGIPIYVHSRMQTNLIMHPTHYNSKITVFNGLTLPLIWSDMYIPSLSSEIQILLKIILNILPVIQTVLIYLLGIIGIITIMLSLTFTLRILNKKKQEQEQEAIKSLDNPDLRIPLCNGQYTSINILPVIKKITSKSDLFTVEPPYS